The Aggregatilinea lenta genome includes a region encoding these proteins:
- a CDS encoding complex I subunit 5 family protein: MTAFTWMIALPLLAAPVIYLIGRLVKPDGEALTRWAALIALGLTWIPFALAASDLDAGGVQTYTLGTVSLRLDDLGLLLAALSLGLGTVVVFYSGPYMAADAGQEKYYASLVAMVGIMMGLGCASDLFNLWVWFEAMAIASYLLVAFYHEQPTSLEAGVKYLVQSAVGSVFVLLGIALVLSQTGTLDLTAIRAAAPESSVPLLAAGGLFLIGFGVKAALVPMHTWLPDAHSQAPSGISAMLSGVVIEAGLVALLRAISPLAGIGATWGELLMVFGAFNMLLGNLMALRQSQVKRLLAYSSLSHVGYMLLGLGIALYAQQAAGAEGGFFHMLTHGMMKGLAFLAAGALLYALHASMGDHGPLTISDLSGAAQKYPWAALGLSVAVLGLAGLPPLAGFMSKWQIFVAGFETKNGWIEALVLFAALNSVLSLAYYAPLVNALYRQKPSDTVLAGGPLPALMNVPLAVLGVAIVAVGVWPNLLNWLSGPAGHALIASFGF; encoded by the coding sequence ATGACTGCTTTTACCTGGATGATCGCGCTGCCTTTGCTGGCCGCGCCCGTCATTTACCTGATCGGGCGGCTGGTCAAACCGGATGGTGAAGCGCTGACGCGCTGGGCGGCATTGATCGCGCTCGGCCTTACCTGGATTCCCTTCGCGCTGGCCGCCTCCGACCTGGATGCGGGCGGCGTACAAACCTACACGCTCGGCACGGTATCGCTGCGTCTGGACGACCTCGGCCTGTTGCTGGCGGCGCTGTCGCTCGGTCTGGGCACGGTCGTCGTGTTCTACTCCGGCCCCTACATGGCCGCCGACGCCGGGCAAGAAAAGTACTACGCTTCGCTGGTGGCGATGGTCGGCATAATGATGGGCCTCGGCTGCGCATCGGATCTGTTCAACCTGTGGGTGTGGTTCGAAGCGATGGCCATCGCGTCGTACCTGCTGGTCGCGTTTTACCACGAGCAGCCTACTTCGCTCGAAGCGGGCGTGAAGTACCTCGTGCAGAGCGCGGTCGGCTCGGTGTTCGTGCTGCTAGGCATCGCGCTGGTGCTGTCGCAAACCGGCACGCTCGACCTGACCGCGATCCGCGCCGCTGCGCCCGAAAGCTCGGTCCCGCTGCTGGCAGCGGGCGGGCTGTTCCTGATCGGCTTCGGCGTCAAAGCCGCGCTGGTCCCGATGCACACCTGGCTGCCGGACGCGCATTCGCAGGCGCCGAGTGGTATCAGCGCCATGCTGTCCGGCGTGGTAATCGAGGCGGGCCTCGTCGCGCTGCTGCGCGCGATCTCGCCGCTGGCGGGAATCGGCGCGACATGGGGCGAGCTGCTGATGGTCTTCGGCGCGTTCAACATGCTGTTGGGCAACCTGATGGCCCTGCGCCAGTCGCAGGTCAAGCGCCTGCTGGCCTACTCCAGCCTGAGCCACGTCGGGTACATGCTGCTTGGCCTGGGCATCGCGCTCTACGCGCAGCAGGCGGCAGGAGCTGAGGGCGGCTTTTTCCACATGCTGACGCACGGCATGATGAAGGGGCTGGCCTTCCTGGCGGCAGGCGCGCTGCTCTACGCGCTGCACGCCTCGATGGGCGATCACGGCCCGCTGACGATTTCCGATCTCAGCGGCGCGGCGCAGAAATACCCCTGGGCGGCGCTCGGTCTTAGCGTGGCGGTGCTCGGTTTGGCCGGGCTGCCCCCGCTGGCGGGGTTCATGTCCAAGTGGCAGATCTTCGTCGCGGGGTTCGAGACGAAAAACGGCTGGATCGAGGCGCTGGTGCTGTTCGCCGCGCTCAACAGCGTGCTGTCGCTGGCCTACTACGCACCGCTGGTCAACGCCCTCTACCGCCAGAAGCCCTCTGACACGGTGCTGGCAGGCGGACCACTGCCCGCGCTGATGAACGTGCCGCTGGCCGTGCTCGGCGTGGCGATTGTCGCGGTCGGCGTGTGGCCCAACCTGCTCAACTGGCTGAGCGGCCCGGCAGGCCACGCGCTGATCGCATCATTCGGATTCTAA
- a CDS encoding NADH-quinone oxidoreductase subunit 5 family protein, producing MTDWLIVLTIGLPWLGALAVWLTGDDRPDQQHRLAVIFSVLAGLAALLLIPSAGDTVALRIEVGSVFGDFTFVPDGLGVFLAAVATVIGCLAVIFSVDYMHGEKQLGRFYSFVLLFIGAMVGLVLTDSILLLFVFWEITALTSYALISFYNDDPKAVEGGIKALVITSFGGVGMLVGGLIVYAYLGDYQISTLLSRADELPSGVLAALAFGFLIAAAAKSAQVPFHTWLPGAMEAPTPVSALIHAATMVNAGVYVLARFYPAFEGVSGWTTAVTLVGLVSALMAALMALVATDLKRVLAYSTISQLGYMVYAVGVGDIFASQFHLLSHAVFKALLFLSAGAVIHSVGTRDMREMGGLGKKMPFIRNVFVVGALALAGLPVLNGFWSKELILEGGLHDGPIWAYIGMLVGAGITALYTFRMVWLVFYGTPRAKLHVHPAGQMMRLSTGILAAGTATTWLLAGLFGELLENTLPFHHLHVEAGTALLGDVIAAPATYLALGVVALGLLAWQYRDALGGLVTSLRPIGDAAAADFGFEWINRRVVQWATTAGESLRAFQTGSVNWNVAGIVGALIVVLVILALGA from the coding sequence ATGACAGACTGGCTCATCGTGCTCACAATCGGGCTGCCCTGGCTCGGCGCGCTGGCGGTCTGGCTGACCGGCGACGACCGCCCGGATCAGCAGCACCGTCTCGCGGTGATCTTCAGCGTGCTGGCGGGCCTCGCGGCCCTGCTGCTGATCCCCTCGGCAGGCGACACGGTTGCGCTGCGGATCGAGGTCGGCAGCGTGTTCGGAGATTTCACCTTCGTGCCCGACGGACTGGGCGTCTTCCTGGCAGCCGTGGCAACGGTCATCGGCTGTCTCGCAGTCATCTTCTCCGTGGATTACATGCACGGTGAAAAACAGTTGGGACGTTTCTACAGCTTTGTGCTGCTGTTCATCGGCGCGATGGTCGGGTTGGTGCTCACCGACAGTATCCTTCTGCTGTTTGTTTTTTGGGAAATCACTGCACTCACCTCTTATGCCCTTATTTCCTTCTACAATGACGATCCCAAAGCGGTCGAGGGCGGTATCAAAGCCCTGGTCATCACCTCGTTCGGCGGCGTGGGGATGCTGGTCGGCGGGCTGATCGTGTACGCCTACCTGGGCGACTACCAGATCAGCACGCTGCTCAGCCGTGCCGACGAGTTACCTTCCGGCGTTCTGGCCGCGCTGGCCTTCGGCTTCCTGATCGCCGCCGCCGCCAAGTCTGCGCAGGTCCCGTTCCACACGTGGCTGCCCGGCGCGATGGAAGCGCCGACGCCTGTCAGCGCGCTGATCCACGCCGCGACGATGGTCAATGCAGGCGTGTACGTGCTGGCGCGCTTCTACCCGGCCTTCGAGGGCGTGAGCGGCTGGACCACGGCGGTAACGCTGGTCGGGCTGGTGTCCGCCCTGATGGCCGCGCTGATGGCGCTGGTCGCCACCGATCTCAAGCGCGTCCTGGCCTACTCGACCATCAGCCAGCTCGGTTACATGGTTTACGCCGTGGGCGTAGGTGACATCTTCGCCAGCCAGTTCCACCTGCTGAGTCACGCTGTGTTCAAGGCGCTGTTGTTCCTCAGCGCGGGTGCGGTGATCCACAGCGTCGGCACGCGCGACATGCGCGAGATGGGCGGCCTGGGCAAAAAGATGCCGTTCATCCGCAACGTGTTCGTGGTCGGCGCGCTGGCGTTGGCGGGCCTGCCGGTGCTCAACGGCTTCTGGAGCAAGGAACTCATCCTGGAAGGTGGCCTGCACGACGGTCCCATCTGGGCGTATATCGGCATGTTGGTCGGCGCGGGTATCACGGCGCTGTATACGTTCCGCATGGTGTGGCTGGTCTTCTACGGCACGCCGCGCGCCAAGCTCCACGTGCACCCCGCCGGGCAGATGATGCGCCTCTCGACGGGCATCCTGGCGGCGGGCACCGCGACGACCTGGCTGCTGGCCGGGCTGTTCGGGGAGCTGCTGGAAAATACGCTGCCGTTCCACCATCTGCACGTCGAGGCGGGCACCGCCCTGCTCGGCGACGTGATCGCCGCTCCCGCGACGTACCTCGCGCTGGGCGTGGTCGCGCTCGGTCTGCTGGCGTGGCAGTACCGTGACGCGCTGGGCGGCCTCGTGACGTCCCTGCGTCCCATCGGTGACGCCGCCGCTGCCGACTTCGGCTTCGAGTGGATCAACCGTCGCGTCGTTCAGTGGGCGACCACCGCCGGAGAATCGCTGCGCGCATTCCAAACCGGATCGGTCAACTGGAACGTCGCGGGCATCGTCGGCGCGCTCATCGTCGTGCTCGTCATTCTCGCACTGGGGGCGTAA
- a CDS encoding complex I subunit 1 family protein, whose translation MKTLEAILAILIFPGGLCLIFAGMAYEWVDRKLVARFHNRVGPRWFQPLADNIKLLAKEEIVPDGVDPRLFVVLPVIALAGALTAALYVPIFGLRPAESFSGDLIVAVYMLSLLTLCTGLAGANTLDRFSLIGATRTLTQLFSYEAPFLLALLGPAIVAKSWQISEIAGYAEHHWLIATQPIGFVVALIGLMGKLELPPFDAPEAETEIVAGALTEYSGRGLAMFHLGKGVELIVGLTLVAAFYLGGVANPIFFFVKTLLMLGLLAGLQSLLARLRIDQTVGLWWRYGTLLVLVQFLVMVIWEGVVA comes from the coding sequence ATGAAAACTCTAGAAGCGATTCTCGCCATCCTGATCTTTCCCGGCGGACTGTGCCTGATCTTTGCCGGGATGGCGTACGAGTGGGTGGACCGCAAGTTGGTCGCCCGTTTCCACAACCGAGTCGGGCCACGCTGGTTCCAGCCCCTCGCCGACAACATCAAGCTGCTGGCGAAAGAGGAAATCGTGCCGGACGGCGTAGACCCCCGTCTGTTCGTCGTGCTGCCGGTGATCGCGCTGGCGGGTGCGCTAACGGCGGCGCTCTACGTGCCGATCTTCGGCCTGCGTCCGGCGGAAAGCTTCAGCGGCGACCTGATCGTCGCGGTATACATGCTCAGCCTGCTGACGCTGTGTACCGGGCTGGCGGGCGCGAACACGCTCGACCGCTTCTCGCTGATCGGCGCGACGCGCACGCTCACGCAGTTGTTCTCGTACGAAGCCCCGTTTTTGCTGGCGCTGCTCGGCCCGGCCATCGTCGCCAAGAGCTGGCAGATCAGCGAGATTGCGGGTTACGCCGAGCACCACTGGCTGATCGCCACGCAGCCGATCGGCTTCGTCGTGGCGCTGATCGGCCTGATGGGCAAGCTGGAGCTGCCGCCCTTCGACGCGCCGGAAGCCGAGACGGAGATCGTCGCGGGCGCGCTGACTGAGTATAGCGGGCGCGGGCTGGCGATGTTCCACCTGGGCAAAGGCGTGGAACTGATCGTCGGGCTGACGCTGGTCGCGGCCTTCTACCTGGGCGGCGTCGCCAACCCGATTTTCTTCTTCGTCAAAACGCTGCTGATGCTGGGCCTGCTCGCCGGGCTGCAATCGCTGCTGGCGCGCTTGCGCATCGATCAGACCGTCGGGCTGTGGTGGCGCTACGGCACGCTGCTGGTGCTGGTCCAGTTCCTGGTCATGGTCATTTGGGAAGGGGTCGTCGCATGA
- a CDS encoding NADH-quinone oxidoreductase subunit C, protein MTAANLLNTDLLNAGRALVAPCTKEAAEPEANRLDVVIDAGDLLDAVAALHNAKWGYLSAITGLDQGAEAGIIEVLYHFCDGAAVLTLRVPVPRDAATVPSLYGLIQSVTFYERELMEMFGVTVTNTPNTDRLFLPDDWPDGVYPLRKDFDMTQLHEA, encoded by the coding sequence ATGACCGCCGCCAACTTGCTCAACACAGACCTGCTCAATGCCGGACGCGCGCTGGTCGCGCCGTGCACCAAAGAGGCCGCCGAGCCAGAAGCCAACCGCCTCGACGTGGTGATCGACGCCGGGGATCTGCTGGACGCGGTAGCCGCACTGCACAACGCCAAGTGGGGCTACCTGTCGGCCATCACCGGGCTGGACCAGGGTGCGGAAGCCGGGATCATCGAGGTGCTCTACCACTTCTGCGACGGCGCGGCAGTGCTCACGCTGCGCGTCCCGGTCCCGCGCGACGCGGCCACCGTGCCGAGCCTGTACGGGCTGATCCAGTCGGTGACGTTTTATGAGCGCGAGCTGATGGAGATGTTCGGCGTGACGGTCACCAACACGCCCAACACCGACCGCCTCTTCCTGCCCGATGACTGGCCGGACGGCGTCTACCCGCTGCGTAAGGACTTTGACATGACACAACTTCACGAGGCGTAG
- a CDS encoding hydrogenase large subunit has protein sequence MEPNIIQLQSLEVKRDGDKFIIPIGPQHPALKEPGHFAFTVDGEIVTSATVRLGYVHRGIEKGAESRTYVQNMYLVERICGICSHIHATVFCQGAEKLAEVEVPPRARAIRTLIAEMERIHSHLLWLGVAAHEAGFDMLFMYTWRDRETVMNLLEGITGNRVNYSANVLGGVKCDITPEIDASIRTGMDFLEERTQHYLEVVTTDAMFLRRTQGIGLMSQEQTESLGIVGPTARASGVARDVRVDSPYAAYPEFPVTMVIDPAGDLLARCVVRVKELFECYRVIRAILDQMPDGELTTRMPRRIKPGETISRAEAPRGELLYFIKSNGTDTPERVKVRTPTLPAMASVAASAVGHQLADIPMIISGIDPCFSCNDRMFTINDPRGNDKTMSWEALRQYGIEYYR, from the coding sequence ATGGAACCCAACATCATTCAACTCCAATCCCTGGAAGTGAAGCGGGACGGTGACAAGTTCATCATCCCGATTGGCCCGCAGCACCCGGCGCTCAAAGAACCGGGGCACTTCGCGTTCACGGTGGACGGCGAGATCGTCACCAGCGCCACGGTGCGCCTGGGCTACGTGCATCGCGGCATCGAAAAAGGCGCCGAGAGCCGCACCTACGTCCAGAACATGTACCTCGTCGAGCGCATCTGCGGCATCTGCTCGCACATCCACGCCACGGTCTTTTGCCAGGGCGCGGAGAAGCTGGCCGAAGTCGAGGTCCCGCCGCGCGCCCGCGCCATCCGCACGCTAATCGCGGAGATGGAGCGCATCCACAGCCACCTGCTGTGGCTCGGCGTGGCCGCGCACGAGGCCGGGTTCGACATGCTGTTCATGTATACTTGGCGCGACCGCGAAACGGTCATGAACCTGCTGGAAGGCATCACCGGCAACCGCGTCAACTACTCGGCAAACGTGCTGGGCGGCGTCAAATGCGACATCACGCCGGAGATCGACGCGTCGATCCGCACCGGCATGGACTTCCTCGAAGAGCGCACGCAGCACTACCTCGAAGTGGTCACCACCGACGCGATGTTCCTGCGCCGCACGCAGGGCATCGGCCTCATGAGCCAGGAACAGACCGAAAGCCTGGGCATCGTCGGGCCGACGGCGCGTGCGTCGGGTGTGGCCCGCGACGTGCGCGTGGATTCGCCCTACGCTGCCTACCCGGAGTTCCCGGTTACAATGGTGATCGATCCGGCGGGTGACCTGCTGGCCCGCTGCGTGGTGCGCGTCAAGGAACTGTTCGAGTGCTACCGCGTCATCCGCGCGATCCTCGACCAGATGCCCGACGGCGAGCTGACGACGCGCATGCCGCGCCGCATCAAGCCCGGCGAAACCATCAGCCGAGCCGAAGCGCCGCGTGGCGAGCTGCTGTACTTCATCAAGAGCAACGGCACCGACACGCCGGAGCGCGTCAAGGTCCGCACGCCCACCCTGCCCGCGATGGCCTCGGTGGCGGCGTCGGCGGTCGGCCACCAATTGGCTGACATCCCGATGATCATCAGTGGCATCGACCCGTGCTTCTCGTGCAACGACCGCATGTTCACGATCAACGACCCGCGCGGCAACGACAAGACGATGTCGTGGGAAGCCCTGCGCCAGTACGGAATCGAGTACTATCGATGA
- a CDS encoding NADH-quinone oxidoreductase subunit B family protein, with product MTLSLDKSWQTALDQVKTWARVNSPWAIHFNSGSCNGCDIEILATLTPRYDMERFGVKLQGSPRHADVLICTGPVTRQARERLIRIYEQMPDPKFVVAVGSCALTGGAFHGCYNIMGGIDQVIPVDAYVPGCPPRPEAIIDGVVKLLTALQASVKAGEKVPVADPGLPEEEATA from the coding sequence ATGACCCTCAGTCTGGATAAATCCTGGCAGACCGCGCTGGATCAGGTCAAAACCTGGGCGCGCGTGAACTCGCCGTGGGCGATCCATTTCAACAGCGGCTCGTGCAACGGCTGCGACATCGAGATCCTCGCCACGCTCACTCCACGCTACGACATGGAACGCTTCGGCGTGAAGTTGCAAGGCAGCCCGCGTCACGCGGATGTGTTGATCTGCACCGGGCCGGTCACACGGCAGGCCCGCGAGCGCCTCATCCGCATCTACGAGCAGATGCCCGACCCTAAGTTCGTGGTGGCGGTCGGTTCGTGCGCCCTGACGGGCGGCGCATTCCACGGCTGCTACAACATCATGGGTGGCATCGATCAGGTGATCCCGGTGGACGCCTACGTGCCTGGCTGCCCGCCCCGCCCCGAAGCGATCATCGACGGCGTGGTGAAGCTGCTAACCGCGCTGCAAGCGTCCGTCAAGGCGGGCGAAAAAGTCCCGGTGGCCGATCCCGGTCTGCCGGAGGAGGAAGCCACCGCATGA